The Terriglobus tenax genome contains a region encoding:
- a CDS encoding zinc-dependent metalloprotease — protein MIRSFVRRGVSAALLFSTLPMAVAQRRAAGGDAPAAGGPVPTLAQRTASLEKKDGFLPLYYDAKTAHLYLEIKEWDKQFLYIKHSASGTGAGVNRGAIQQGQLVHFSRLGPKVLLTAENTRWLTRTGEPAQEEAYREGFPQSVIGGFTIAAEDENGAVLVDATDFLMRDAIGYASRLGTGFRLDPSRSSIIDAHTKNFPKNTEIETLLTFGKEPSGGGFFGGEGGSGLAAVSPDANNVSLTVRQSLIELPDNQYKPRIWDQRAGQLVNNAYSDWSKPLGESRETRYITRFRLIKKNPNAEVSDPVEPIHYYVDRGAPEPVRTALLEGLRWWSDAFLAAGFSNALKAELLPEGADPYDIRYNVIMWVPEEQRGFSNGACVYDPRTGESIKCEVTLTSGRERQDYLITEALLSPYKTSDKPDPQQLATVLQRMRHLAAHESGHTIGLGHNHASSAFGLGSSVDDYPFPNIQLDAKGNIDLSHAYEPGLGQWDKQAINYLYHQFPPSYTAEQEKAGLEKILQDGIKKGMYFLTDNGPSTIHPHSSQWDNGPDSAKELERLWKVRAVAMKNFSDAAIKHGRPMAELEDTLVPVYLIHRYQVEAAAQSVAGEDYRYAVRGDGQQIAPMVSPEAQRAAVKAILSTLNPAELTLPESVIGLMPPRPPSLPRTRESFTGYAGDAFDPIAPVRVAATITLDALLDPARAVRLTQFHARDAKMPSLGEVLDATIDATWKSSAQTGLAEQSKFAIDYAVLEHLQALSTSSDVTPEVKGLAAQAVAKLRGYAADQAKNDSLSAEAKAFYSAAFAPAGGAGGARGGAAVPAAAPAAPGRRPSVDHNQIPAGAPI, from the coding sequence ATGATCCGATCGTTTGTCCGCCGCGGTGTCTCTGCGGCTCTGCTGTTCTCCACTCTTCCCATGGCGGTTGCGCAACGGCGCGCAGCCGGCGGAGATGCGCCGGCTGCCGGAGGCCCTGTGCCCACCCTTGCGCAGCGCACGGCATCGCTGGAAAAGAAGGATGGTTTCCTTCCTCTCTATTACGACGCCAAAACCGCGCATCTCTACCTTGAGATCAAGGAATGGGACAAGCAGTTCCTCTATATCAAGCACAGCGCCTCCGGTACCGGAGCAGGCGTCAATCGCGGAGCCATCCAGCAGGGACAGCTTGTTCACTTTTCGCGTCTTGGCCCCAAGGTGCTGCTGACGGCCGAGAACACGCGCTGGCTGACCAGGACGGGCGAACCCGCGCAGGAAGAGGCCTATCGTGAAGGCTTCCCGCAGTCGGTCATTGGCGGCTTCACCATCGCGGCCGAGGATGAGAACGGCGCGGTGCTGGTGGATGCCACGGACTTCCTGATGCGAGACGCCATTGGCTACGCCTCGCGCCTGGGGACCGGCTTCCGTCTTGACCCGTCGCGTTCCAGCATCATCGACGCGCACACAAAGAACTTCCCGAAGAACACCGAGATCGAAACGCTGTTGACCTTCGGCAAGGAACCTTCCGGTGGAGGCTTCTTTGGCGGTGAGGGTGGCAGCGGTCTGGCTGCTGTTTCGCCTGACGCCAACAACGTCAGCCTGACCGTTCGCCAGTCCTTGATTGAGCTGCCGGACAACCAGTACAAACCGCGCATCTGGGACCAGCGTGCCGGCCAGCTGGTGAACAACGCCTACTCTGACTGGTCAAAGCCGTTGGGCGAGTCGCGCGAAACGCGCTACATCACGCGCTTCCGCCTTATCAAGAAGAACCCCAACGCCGAGGTCTCCGACCCCGTTGAGCCGATCCACTACTACGTGGACCGCGGCGCTCCGGAGCCGGTCCGCACGGCGCTGCTGGAGGGGCTTCGCTGGTGGTCGGACGCGTTTCTCGCGGCAGGCTTCTCCAATGCCCTGAAGGCTGAGCTTCTGCCCGAAGGTGCTGACCCGTATGACATTCGCTACAACGTCATCATGTGGGTACCGGAGGAGCAGCGTGGCTTCTCCAACGGAGCCTGCGTCTATGACCCGCGCACGGGTGAGTCCATCAAGTGCGAGGTCACGCTGACCAGCGGCCGCGAGCGGCAGGACTACCTGATCACTGAAGCCTTGCTCTCGCCCTACAAGACCAGTGACAAACCCGACCCGCAGCAGCTTGCCACCGTGTTGCAGCGTATGCGGCACCTGGCTGCGCATGAGAGCGGTCACACCATCGGGCTGGGCCACAACCATGCATCGTCGGCCTTTGGACTGGGTAGCTCGGTAGACGACTATCCGTTCCCCAACATTCAACTGGATGCCAAGGGAAACATTGACCTGTCACACGCCTACGAGCCCGGCCTGGGCCAGTGGGACAAGCAGGCCATCAACTACCTGTACCACCAGTTCCCGCCCAGCTATACAGCGGAGCAGGAGAAGGCTGGTCTCGAGAAGATCCTGCAGGACGGCATCAAGAAGGGCATGTACTTCCTGACGGACAACGGCCCCTCGACCATCCATCCGCACTCGTCGCAGTGGGACAACGGCCCCGACTCCGCCAAGGAACTGGAACGCCTGTGGAAGGTGCGCGCCGTCGCGATGAAGAACTTCTCTGACGCCGCCATCAAGCATGGACGTCCCATGGCGGAGCTGGAAGACACGCTGGTTCCCGTCTACCTCATCCACCGCTACCAGGTGGAAGCCGCGGCGCAGTCCGTCGCCGGTGAGGACTACCGCTACGCTGTTCGTGGCGATGGTCAGCAGATCGCACCGATGGTTTCTCCGGAGGCGCAGCGCGCAGCGGTGAAGGCGATTCTGTCGACGCTGAATCCGGCGGAGTTGACGCTGCCGGAGTCGGTCATCGGTCTGATGCCGCCTCGTCCTCCGTCCCTGCCGCGCACCCGCGAGAGCTTTACCGGCTACGCCGGCGATGCGTTTGATCCCATCGCTCCGGTTCGTGTTGCGGCCACCATCACGCTCGATGCCCTGCTGGACCCGGCACGCGCAGTGCGCCTGACGCAGTTCCACGCCCGCGATGCGAAGATGCCTTCGCTGGGCGAGGTGCTGGATGCGACTATTGACGCGACCTGGAAGTCGTCTGCGCAGACAGGCCTGGCCGAGCAGTCGAAGTTCGCTATCGACTACGCGGTGCTGGAACATCTGCAGGCGCTGAGCACCAGCAGTGACGTAACGCCTGAGGTGAAGGGACTTGCCGCGCAGGCGGTTGCCAAGCTGCGCGGCTATGCCGCGGACCAGGCAAAGAATGACAGCTTGAGTGCTGAAGCGAAAGCCTTCTACTCCGCCGCCTTTGCACCGGCGGGTGGAGCAGGCGGCGCTCGCGGTGGAGCTGCCGTTCCGGCTGCGGCTCCCGCGGCTCCGGGCCGTCGCCCCAGTGTCGATCACAACCAGATTCCGGCAGGAGCTCCAATCTAA
- a CDS encoding 23S rRNA (pseudouridine(1915)-N(3))-methyltransferase RlmH: protein MKLSFVTIAAGSDRTVDTQVAEYLRRTTRFAPVDEIALKSEKEFVERVERERRDGAVLVILLDSRGKLLTSEEFAAELGQARDGGKRRALLAIGPPDGWSPATLKLAGMTLSLGRMTLPHQLARLVLAEQVYRAFTILAGHPYHSGH, encoded by the coding sequence GTGAAGCTCTCTTTTGTCACGATCGCCGCCGGTTCTGACCGCACCGTGGACACCCAGGTGGCGGAATATCTGCGCCGCACCACCCGGTTTGCCCCCGTGGATGAGATCGCGCTGAAGTCAGAAAAAGAGTTTGTGGAGCGGGTGGAGCGTGAGAGGCGCGATGGCGCCGTGCTTGTCATCCTGCTGGACAGCCGGGGAAAGCTCTTGACATCAGAAGAATTTGCCGCCGAACTGGGGCAGGCACGCGACGGCGGCAAGCGACGGGCGCTGCTGGCCATTGGGCCTCCGGACGGCTGGTCGCCGGCCACACTGAAGCTGGCGGGTATGACGCTCTCCCTGGGCCGGATGACACTGCCGCACCAGCTGGCGCGACTGGTGCTGGCGGAGCAGGTGTACCGCGCCTTCACTATCCTTGCCGGGCACCCGTACCACAGCGGACACTAG
- the rsfS gene encoding ribosome silencing factor translates to MATNESKQLVLAAAEAADSKKAEDIRILELDPSESGLCDYFLICNGTNERQNDAISDEIELQLKRQFGVYPNSVEGRKQAEWILMDYVDFIVHIFSPEKREFYGLERLRKSATTISVAEMHEDLAAKSKAVRAKKTVAKKAVKKTATKAAAKKAPAKKTVAKKAVVKKAAVKKTVARKAVKKAAKKR, encoded by the coding sequence ATGGCGACCAACGAGAGCAAGCAATTGGTTCTGGCCGCAGCGGAAGCGGCCGACAGCAAGAAGGCTGAGGACATCCGTATCCTCGAGCTTGACCCCTCAGAGAGCGGTCTGTGCGACTACTTCCTGATCTGCAACGGCACCAACGAGCGCCAGAACGACGCCATCTCAGACGAGATTGAGCTGCAGCTGAAGCGCCAGTTCGGTGTGTATCCGAACTCGGTCGAAGGCCGCAAGCAGGCCGAATGGATCCTGATGGATTATGTGGACTTCATCGTCCACATCTTCTCCCCGGAGAAGCGTGAGTTCTACGGCCTGGAGCGGCTGCGCAAGTCGGCCACGACGATCTCCGTTGCGGAGATGCACGAGGATCTGGCGGCGAAGTCGAAGGCTGTACGCGCGAAAAAGACCGTAGCCAAGAAAGCCGTAAAGAAAACGGCAACAAAGGCCGCGGCGAAGAAGGCTCCAGCAAAGAAAACTGTTGCCAAGAAGGCCGTGGTGAAAAAGGCTGCTGTGAAGAAGACAGTTGCCAGGAAAGCTGTAAAGAAAGCCGCGAAGAAGCGCTAG
- the nadD gene encoding nicotinate (nicotinamide) nucleotide adenylyltransferase: protein MQRIGIFGGTFDPPHIGHVAVACAAVDAFALDAVWWMPVGHQPLKSRPPSASYAQRLAMVQLTCEMDPRFSASNADAPRSDGQANYTVDLLQALAAEHPDCAWWNIVGADSFLDLLRWKQPERLLELAEWIVVSRPGFELSKIASMGLTPRQRERVHLLAEVDVPVSATALREALARGERPVAIPSRVLKFIEEQALYR from the coding sequence ATGCAGCGCATCGGCATCTTCGGTGGAACCTTCGATCCTCCGCACATTGGTCACGTCGCCGTGGCGTGCGCTGCCGTGGATGCCTTTGCCCTGGATGCTGTCTGGTGGATGCCTGTCGGCCATCAACCGTTGAAGTCCCGCCCTCCTTCGGCGAGCTATGCGCAACGGCTTGCCATGGTGCAGCTCACCTGCGAGATGGATCCGCGTTTTTCCGCAAGTAACGCCGACGCTCCGCGCAGCGACGGGCAGGCAAACTACACCGTTGACCTGTTGCAGGCGCTGGCGGCGGAGCACCCTGACTGCGCATGGTGGAACATTGTCGGCGCGGACAGCTTTCTGGACCTTCTCCGCTGGAAGCAGCCCGAGCGGCTGCTGGAGCTGGCCGAATGGATTGTTGTTTCGCGCCCGGGATTTGAGCTTTCGAAGATCGCTTCCATGGGGCTTACGCCACGGCAGCGCGAGCGGGTTCACCTGCTGGCCGAGGTGGACGTGCCTGTCTCCGCCACCGCGCTACGCGAAGCACTGGCCCGTGGAGAGCGACCTGTGGCCATTCCATCCAGGGTACTTAAGTTCATCGAAGAGCAGGCGCTCTACCGATAG
- a CDS encoding metallophosphoesterase family protein, which translates to MKRLFSLLLLVFACSTLHTQEPVRFFQFTDAHLFDDGDKMPREEAFKVAADDRRAFRWAIAAMNASDFHPDFAVFTGDLGLQNVDFSQSRCAATPVPLDAEGLPPFRLDNAVEEVADLLAPLKVTRIFFVAGNNDVIHERIADASRFSCFLALLQERMKVKHGAEVYPLLTRNAFVIRGLRFAGMDTVSIKSKDNFASPCGIAPEPINCPHEQISLIGDLADDSPQPLVIFTHAPDLIDPYRKHPVWDIDDALRKDWEQTACGPKVIGIFTGHFHDSALSTYAGVDNALAVNPCVAAKTRVAPPLSGKYQLNTADQARGFLRVTISPAGIQSVDASWYTSQTVVPPAK; encoded by the coding sequence GTGAAACGTCTTTTCTCCCTGCTGCTGCTCGTGTTCGCCTGCTCAACGCTCCACACGCAGGAGCCGGTACGCTTCTTCCAGTTCACGGACGCGCACCTGTTCGACGACGGCGACAAGATGCCGCGCGAGGAGGCCTTCAAGGTAGCCGCCGACGATCGCCGCGCCTTTCGCTGGGCCATCGCCGCTATGAACGCCAGTGACTTCCATCCGGACTTCGCCGTCTTCACCGGCGATCTTGGCCTGCAGAATGTGGACTTTTCGCAGTCACGCTGCGCGGCAACACCCGTGCCGCTGGACGCCGAGGGGCTGCCGCCGTTTCGCCTGGACAACGCCGTGGAGGAGGTGGCCGACCTGCTGGCGCCGCTGAAGGTCACACGCATCTTCTTCGTCGCCGGCAACAACGACGTCATCCACGAACGCATCGCCGACGCCAGCCGCTTCAGCTGCTTCCTGGCGTTGCTGCAGGAGCGTATGAAGGTCAAGCATGGTGCGGAGGTCTATCCTCTGTTGACCAGGAACGCCTTTGTCATCCGCGGCCTGCGGTTTGCAGGCATGGATACGGTCAGCATCAAGTCAAAGGACAACTTTGCCTCGCCCTGCGGCATAGCGCCAGAGCCGATCAACTGCCCGCACGAGCAGATCAGCCTGATCGGCGATCTGGCTGACGACTCGCCGCAGCCTCTGGTCATCTTCACCCATGCGCCTGACCTGATCGATCCCTACCGCAAGCATCCCGTGTGGGACATTGACGACGCGCTGCGCAAGGACTGGGAGCAGACCGCATGCGGGCCGAAGGTCATCGGCATCTTCACCGGGCACTTCCATGACAGCGCATTGTCGACGTATGCTGGCGTCGACAATGCGCTGGCGGTCAATCCCTGCGTTGCCGCGAAGACCCGCGTTGCGCCTCCGCTCAGCGGCAAATACCAGCTGAACACGGCAGACCAGGCCCGCGGATTTTTGCGAGTCACCATCAGCCCGGCCGGCATCCAGAGTGTAGATGCCAGTTGGTACACCTCGCAGACAGTCGTACCGCCGGCGAAGTAA
- a CDS encoding heme-binding domain-containing protein, whose amino-acid sequence MARMHFLAGTGAVLLVLGCAMQAYRPKLENPPVTAEVQAPDEVKHILRQRCYSCHSNETQLPWYDKVAPAYWIVQHDVTEGREHLNFSTLGSKPAAAQRAALFEGVNMIQLGAMPLPSYLAVHRGAGVTPAELATLRHYLETPPPAAPQTTAAAPDDEAQYKHWLVAGEMPLRVQPEWNGVPFMPEYKDWKPISSTDRWDNHTMRQILGNEIALKAIAEGKIDDWPDGTVFAKVAWYQKPDGKGGITTGAFQQVELMIKDSRKYASTEGWGWGRWRGDDLKPYGKDAHFQNECISCHEPVRHADHVFTMPIAGAQ is encoded by the coding sequence ATGGCCCGCATGCACTTTCTGGCAGGCACGGGCGCAGTTCTTCTGGTTCTGGGCTGCGCCATGCAGGCATATCGACCGAAGCTTGAGAACCCACCCGTTACGGCGGAGGTCCAGGCACCGGACGAGGTCAAACACATCCTTCGGCAACGCTGCTACAGCTGCCACTCCAACGAGACGCAACTGCCCTGGTACGACAAGGTTGCCCCGGCGTACTGGATTGTGCAGCACGATGTGACCGAAGGCCGTGAGCACCTGAACTTCTCCACCCTTGGATCAAAGCCCGCCGCTGCCCAGCGCGCAGCGTTGTTTGAAGGCGTCAACATGATTCAGCTCGGCGCCATGCCGTTGCCGAGCTACCTCGCCGTGCATCGCGGAGCCGGGGTAACACCGGCCGAGCTGGCCACGCTGCGGCATTATCTTGAGACGCCACCTCCTGCGGCACCGCAGACCACGGCGGCCGCTCCGGATGATGAGGCGCAGTACAAACACTGGCTTGTGGCCGGCGAGATGCCGCTGCGTGTGCAGCCCGAATGGAACGGCGTTCCCTTCATGCCGGAGTACAAGGACTGGAAGCCCATCAGCAGCACCGACCGCTGGGACAACCACACCATGCGGCAGATTCTTGGCAACGAGATCGCACTAAAGGCGATCGCAGAAGGCAAGATCGACGACTGGCCCGATGGCACCGTCTTTGCCAAGGTGGCCTGGTACCAGAAGCCCGACGGCAAGGGAGGCATTACAACCGGCGCCTTCCAGCAGGTGGAACTGATGATCAAGGACAGCAGGAAATACGCCTCCACCGAAGGCTGGGGCTGGGGCCGCTGGCGCGGAGACGACCTGAAACCCTATGGCAAGGATGCTCACTTCCAGAACGAGTGCATCAGCTGCCACGAACCCGTGCGCCATGCCGACCACGTCTTCACCATGCCGATTGCAGGTGCCCAATGA
- a CDS encoding carboxymuconolactone decarboxylase family protein has protein sequence MHEQRINYPAAFPEGLKALTQLGHVINNSGLEASLMELVKMRSSQLNGCAFCIDMHSKDAMAAGETTQRLFALDAWRETTFFTPREQAALAWTEAITNIQQGHAPDAVYAQVKAQFTEGEIVRLTLAITQINTWNRLAIAFRPPAGNYQPPKHG, from the coding sequence ATGCACGAACAACGCATCAACTACCCGGCAGCGTTTCCTGAAGGCTTGAAGGCCCTGACGCAGCTTGGACACGTGATCAACAACAGCGGGCTGGAAGCCAGCCTGATGGAGCTGGTGAAGATGCGCTCATCGCAGCTGAATGGCTGCGCCTTCTGCATCGACATGCATAGCAAGGACGCCATGGCCGCCGGCGAGACCACGCAGCGGCTATTCGCCCTGGACGCATGGCGCGAGACCACCTTCTTCACCCCCCGCGAGCAGGCAGCCCTGGCCTGGACCGAGGCGATCACCAATATCCAGCAGGGACACGCTCCCGATGCCGTCTACGCGCAGGTGAAGGCGCAGTTCACTGAGGGCGAGATTGTCCGGCTGACCCTGGCGATCACCCAGATCAATACCTGGAACCGGCTGGCCATTGCCTTTCGTCCACCGGCAGGCAATTACCAGCCACCAAAACATGGCTAG
- a CDS encoding LysR family transcriptional regulator: protein MENFRLRVFRSVSRHLNFRLAAEELLLTQPAVTQQIKALETELGVSLFDRSAGRVTLTPAGKALVPYAERLHDLAQEAQAAVAATTGIVAGNLSVGASQTIGQYLLPGFLAAFLKRSPYAHLEMSYGNTQQMLEELRAGKIEVALIEGPATGHDLKITPFLEDHMVCIVPPHHAWADKKIPVSDLPHAVLLRRELGSGSRRIVERALKVAGVKLTGLNNGLIFSSTEALLSAVEAGLGIAFVSRWAVRNQLTLGTLKLAHMDGLSLRRTFSLATVAGPALPETAQSFCDLVLTHAAELAPRPTGRPAS from the coding sequence ATGGAAAACTTTCGCCTGCGCGTCTTCCGTTCCGTGTCCCGGCATTTGAACTTCCGCCTGGCCGCCGAAGAGCTCCTGCTGACGCAGCCCGCCGTCACGCAACAGATCAAGGCGCTGGAGACGGAGCTGGGTGTCTCGCTGTTTGACCGCTCTGCCGGTCGTGTGACACTGACGCCTGCGGGCAAGGCTCTGGTCCCCTATGCGGAGCGGCTGCATGACCTGGCGCAGGAGGCACAGGCCGCCGTCGCGGCCACCACCGGCATTGTCGCGGGCAATCTGTCGGTGGGGGCGTCGCAGACCATTGGGCAGTACCTTCTGCCCGGCTTCCTTGCCGCATTTCTGAAGCGGTCGCCGTACGCGCACCTTGAAATGAGCTACGGCAACACGCAGCAGATGCTGGAAGAGCTGCGCGCCGGGAAGATTGAGGTCGCTCTGATTGAAGGTCCGGCAACGGGACATGACCTGAAGATCACGCCTTTCCTGGAAGATCACATGGTCTGCATTGTGCCGCCTCACCATGCGTGGGCCGACAAGAAGATTCCCGTGTCAGACCTGCCGCATGCGGTGCTTCTGCGCCGCGAACTCGGCTCCGGGTCACGCCGTATTGTGGAGCGCGCATTGAAGGTCGCGGGCGTAAAGCTGACCGGCCTGAACAACGGGCTGATCTTTTCCTCGACCGAAGCACTGCTTTCGGCCGTCGAAGCTGGTTTAGGCATCGCCTTTGTTTCACGCTGGGCAGTGCGGAACCAGTTGACCCTGGGCACGCTGAAGCTGGCACATATGGATGGGCTTTCCCTGCGCCGGACCTTCTCGCTGGCAACCGTGGCCGGGCCTGCACTGCCGGAGACGGCCCAGAGCTTTTGCGACCTGGTGTTGACCCATGCGGCGGAGCTCGCTCCGCGGCCCACCGGGCGGCCTGCTTCCTGA
- the obgE gene encoding GTPase ObgE: MFIDEAKIRVKAGDGGNGCMAFRREKFVPRGGPSGGDGGHGGNIYMTSSASHNTLVHFRFNPEYKSGRGTHGEGSNCSGAAGKPITLEVPVGTQIYDTDTGELIHDFTRVNETICIARGGRGGRGNQHFATSTHQAPLEHELGRAGEERHYRLELKLLADAGLVGYPNVGKSTLISRLSAAKPKIADYAFTTLEPNLGVVKIGEYPHTSSFTIADVPGLIEGASQGAGLGIQFLRHIERTSVLVHLVDVSDASGRENPVEDFKTITKELAEFGHGLDSKPTIVVAAKIDSANPDKLKKLQAFAKRRKLPFYSISAVTGEGLDPLKYAIAKLVEEHRPDPASEEEYVPPVLPKPFPPPPPSSRTR, encoded by the coding sequence ATGTTTATCGATGAGGCAAAAATCCGGGTCAAGGCGGGCGATGGCGGCAATGGCTGCATGGCCTTCCGCCGTGAGAAGTTCGTTCCCCGGGGAGGCCCGTCAGGCGGCGATGGAGGTCATGGCGGCAATATCTACATGACCAGCTCGGCCAGCCACAACACGCTGGTCCACTTCCGGTTCAATCCTGAGTACAAATCGGGCCGTGGAACTCACGGCGAGGGTTCCAACTGCTCCGGCGCCGCCGGCAAACCCATCACGCTCGAAGTTCCTGTCGGAACGCAGATCTACGACACCGACACCGGCGAACTGATCCACGACTTCACCCGCGTCAATGAGACCATCTGCATTGCCCGCGGAGGCCGTGGCGGACGCGGCAACCAGCACTTCGCCACCTCCACCCACCAGGCTCCGCTGGAGCATGAGCTGGGCCGCGCCGGCGAAGAGCGCCACTACCGCCTGGAGCTGAAGCTGCTGGCCGATGCCGGCCTGGTGGGCTATCCCAATGTGGGCAAGTCCACGCTGATCTCCCGCCTGAGCGCCGCCAAGCCGAAGATCGCCGATTACGCTTTCACCACGCTGGAGCCGAATCTTGGCGTCGTCAAGATCGGTGAGTACCCGCATACCTCGTCGTTCACCATTGCCGATGTGCCGGGACTGATTGAAGGCGCATCGCAGGGTGCGGGCCTCGGTATCCAGTTCCTGCGCCACATTGAGCGCACCTCGGTCCTTGTGCACCTGGTCGATGTCTCCGACGCCAGCGGCCGCGAGAACCCGGTCGAAGACTTCAAGACCATCACCAAGGAACTGGCCGAGTTCGGCCATGGGCTGGATTCGAAGCCGACGATTGTCGTCGCCGCGAAGATTGACTCCGCCAACCCGGACAAGCTGAAGAAGCTGCAGGCCTTCGCCAAGCGCCGCAAGCTTCCCTTCTATTCCATCTCGGCTGTCACCGGCGAGGGTCTGGATCCGCTGAAGTACGCGATCGCCAAGCTGGTTGAGGAGCACCGTCCTGACCCGGCGAGCGAAGAAGAGTACGTGCCTCCGGTCCTGCCGAAGCCGTTCCCTCCCCCTCCGCCAAGTTCCAGGACACGGTAA
- the cobO gene encoding cob(I)yrinic acid a,c-diamide adenosyltransferase has protein sequence MNEDASSKRGLVLINTGPGKGKTTAALGTALRAAGNGMRVLVLQFLKGSWHHGEQDSIATFGEDFQIRQLGRGFVKVGGAETDPEDLRMVEEGWAMCREALLSGDWDMVVLDEINYVISYGMLAPEPVVEALKQRPEMVHVILTGRNAHPSLVELADTVTEMREVKHAYQKGILAQRGIEF, from the coding sequence ATGAACGAAGACGCCTCCTCGAAACGAGGTCTGGTCCTCATTAACACCGGCCCGGGCAAGGGCAAGACCACCGCAGCCCTGGGAACAGCGCTGCGTGCCGCCGGAAACGGTATGCGGGTGCTGGTGCTGCAGTTCCTGAAGGGAAGCTGGCACCATGGCGAACAGGACTCGATTGCCACCTTTGGCGAAGACTTCCAGATCAGGCAGTTGGGCCGCGGCTTTGTGAAGGTAGGCGGGGCGGAGACCGATCCGGAAGACCTGCGCATGGTGGAAGAGGGCTGGGCAATGTGCCGGGAAGCACTTCTCTCCGGCGACTGGGACATGGTCGTTCTGGACGAGATCAACTACGTGATCAGCTATGGGATGCTGGCCCCCGAGCCGGTCGTGGAAGCCCTGAAGCAGCGCCCGGAGATGGTGCATGTCATCCTGACGGGGCGCAATGCGCACCCGTCGCTGGTAGAGCTGGCCGACACCGTCACCGAGATGCGCGAGGTGAAGCACGCCTATCAGAAGGGCATCCTGGCGCAGCGGGGAATCGAGTTCTAG
- a CDS encoding cytochrome P460 family protein, translating into MKRILALLPLTLLLGGCGPKPPKAAYPELNETATLNGSLPWNPRSGRVITSWINPGQSMTTLYGDDTAVNYARSHADGKYPFGAKLGAVTWKQQEDPRWFGGRIPGQVARVEIVVSNGAGGSYTKYEGAPLKPVPGSDPERAQFLLEQRAAVMP; encoded by the coding sequence ATGAAGCGAATTCTTGCCCTACTTCCGCTGACTCTTCTGCTGGGTGGTTGCGGCCCGAAGCCACCGAAGGCCGCCTACCCGGAATTAAACGAGACTGCCACTCTGAACGGATCACTGCCGTGGAACCCGCGGAGCGGACGAGTCATTACCTCGTGGATCAACCCGGGACAATCCATGACCACGCTTTATGGCGACGACACCGCCGTGAACTACGCCCGCTCGCACGCCGACGGCAAATATCCCTTTGGAGCAAAGCTGGGTGCCGTGACCTGGAAGCAGCAGGAGGATCCGCGCTGGTTTGGCGGCCGCATCCCCGGCCAGGTGGCGCGGGTGGAGATTGTGGTTTCCAACGGAGCGGGCGGCAGCTACACGAAGTATGAAGGAGCTCCGCTAAAGCCAGTGCCAGGCAGTGATCCGGAGCGGGCGCAGTTCCTTCTGGAACAGCGCGCCGCTGTCATGCCGTAG